GAAGCTGGCCGAGCTGGTGATCCGCCAGGCCCAGGCCCGCACCCGCGCCGCGCAGAAGGTGGAAAAGAAGAAGGGCTCCGGCGTGGCCGTGCTGCCCGGCAAGCTGACCGACTGCGAATCGACCGACATCACCCGCAACGAGATCTTCCTGGTGGAAGGCGACTCGGCCGGCGGTTCGGCCAAGATGGGCCGCGACAAGGAGTTCCAGGCCATCCTGCCGCTGCGCGGCAAGGTGCTCAATACCTGGGAAACCGAGCGCGACCGCCTGTTCGCCAACAACGAGGTGCACGACATTGCCGTGGCCATCGGCGTGGACCCGCACGGCCCCGACGACGAGCCCGACCTGTCGAACCTGCGCTACGGCAAGATCTGCATCCTGTCCGACGCGGACGTGGACGGCGCGCATATCCAGGTGCTGCTGCTGACGCTGTTCTTCCGCCATTTCCCGAAGCTGATCGACCTGGGCCACGTCTGCGTGGCGCGGCCGCCGCTGTTCCGCGTGGACGCGCCGGCGCGCGGCAAGAAGCCGGCGCAGAAGCTCTACGCGCTGGACGAAGGCGAGCTCGAAGCCATCCAGGACAAGCTGCTGAAGGACGGCGTCAAGGACGGCGCGTGGCAGATATCGCGCTTCAAGGGCCTGGGCGAGATGAGCGCCGAGCAGCTCTGGGAGACCACGATGAACCCCGACACGCGCCGGCTGCTGCCGGTGGCGCTGGGCGAGTTCGACCTGCCCCAGACCGTCACCATGATGAACATGCTGATGGGCAAGGGCGAGGCGTCGCAGCGCCGGACCTGGCTGGAAGAGAAGGGCAACGAGGTGGAAGCCGACATCTGACGGCCGACACCCGGGAGAGACGACGATGCAGGCACGCACAGCACGACAGCATGGCACGGCAAGGCCCTGGCGCCTGGCCCGGGTGCTGGCCGTGCTCGGCCTGCTCTGCGCCGCCGTGCCGGCCCAGGCCGCGCTGTGGGGCTATATCGACGCCGACGGCGTGGCGCACTTCGCCGATGCCAGGCTCGACGACCGCTACAAGCTGTTCATGAAGGACGGCGGGCAGTTCGATTCGGGCGACCTGGGGCACCGCGGCGTGATCGCGCTTGGCGACAAGCCCAGCCCCGAGCGCGACAAGCTGTTCCGCTACCTGCTGAACCATCCGAACATGCGCACCGTCGAGCCGATCATCGAGAAGGTGGCCGGCGCCCAGAACGTCGACCCGGCGCTGGTCAAGGCCGTGATGGCGGTGGAAAGCGGCTTCAATGCGTCGGCGGTGTCGCCCAAGGGCGCCATCGGGCTGATGCAGGTCATCCCGGACACCGGCGCGCGCTTTGGCGTGGCGGCGGACAAGCGCCGCACCGTCGAGCAGAAGCTGGCGGACCCGAAGCTGAACATCGCCGCCGGCGTGCGCTACCTGCGCTTCCTGATGGCGCTGTTCCCGGACAACCTGGAGCTGGTGCTGGCGGCCTACAACGCCGGCGAGGGCGCCGTGCAGCGCTACAACAACCAGATCCCGCCGTATCCGGAGACGCGCCAGTACGTGAGCACCGTGCTGGAGTTCTACCGCCTGTACCAGCGCGGCCAGCCGGGCGCGGGCGGCGTGATCCGCACCGGCGTGGCGGCCGACCGCGTGCGCATGGTGATCGGCGGCGGCCGCCGGCCGATGCCCTGACGCCACGCCCCGAACCGGGTCCGGCCGCTTTTTCCGGCGGCCTTGTGACCCACTTCCTTTAGAATCCCACGCTGATTGCAACTGCCGGAAGCCTGGCGCCCCGCGCCCGGCACGCCGAAACCTTGCCCACCATGGATCAAGCAGATACTACGTTCCAGCCCGAAGAGCCGGCCGATTCGCTGACGCTGGCGCGGTACGCCGAGCGTGCCTACCTGGACTACGCCGTGAGCGTGGTCAAGGGCCGCGCGCTGCCCGAAGTGGCCGACGGCCAGAAGCCCGTGCAGCGCCGCATCCTCTATGCCATGCAGGCGATGGGGCTGCGCGCCGACGCCAAGCCCGTCAAGTCGGCCCGCGTGGTCGGCGAGGTGCTGGGTAAATTCCACCCCCACGGCGACCAGTCGGCCTATGACGCGCTGGTGCGCCTGGCGCAGGACTTCTCGCTGCGCTACCCGCTGATCGACGGCCAGGGCAACTTTGGCTCGCGCGACGGCGACGGCGCGGCGGCCATGCGCTACACCGAGGCGCGCCTGACGCCGATCTCGCGGCTGCTGCTCGACGAGATCGACATGGGCACGGTGGATTTCCTGCCCAACTACGACGGGTCCGAGGAAGAACCCAAGCTGCTGCCCGCCCGGCTGCCGTTCGTGCTGCTCAACGGCGCGTCCGGCATCGCCGTGGGCATGGCCACCGAGATTCCGCCGCACAACCTGCGCGAGGTGGCGGGCGCCGCGGTGGCCATGATCCGCAACCCGAACATCTCGCTGGCCGAACTGCTGGCGATCCTGCCCGGCCCGGATTACCCCGGCGGCGGCCAGATCATCTCGCCGGCATCGGAAATCGCCCAGATCTACGAGAACGGTCGCGGCAGCCTGAAGGTGCGCGCGCGCTGGACCATCGAGGAGATGGCGCGCGGCCAGTGGCAGATGGTGGTGACCGAGCTGCCGCCGAACACGTCGGCGCAGAAGGTGCTGGAGGAAATCGAGGAAATCACCAATCCGAAGATCCGCGCCGGCAAGAAGGCGCTGACGCCCGAGCAGACCCAGCTCAAGACCACGCTGCTGGGCGTGCTGGACGCCGTGCGCGACGAATCAGGCAAGGACGCGCCGGTGCGGCTGGTGTTCGAGCCCAAGAGCAAGAACACCGACCAGCAGGAGTTCATCCAGACGCTGCTGGCGCATACCAGCCTGGAATCAGGCGCGCCGATCAACCTGGTGATGATCGGCACCGACGGCCGGCCGCGCCAGAAGGGCCTGCAGGAAATCCTGCGCGAGTGGATCCAGTTCCGCTTCGAGACGGTGACCCGGCGCTCGCGCTTCCAGCTCAACAAGGTGGAAGACCGCATCCACATCCTGGAAGGCCGGATGCTGGTGCTGCTGAACATCGACGAGGTGATCCGCATCATCCGCGAGAGCGACGAGCCCAAGCCGGCGCTGATCGAGGCGTTCCGCCTGAGCGACCGCCAGGCCGAGGACATCCTGGAAATACGGCTGCGCCAGCTGGCCCGGCTGGAGGCGATCAAGATCGAGCAGGAACTGGCGAAACTGCGAGACGAGCAGGCCGAACTGGACGTGCTGCTGAAGTCCGAGACGATGATGCGCCGCAAGATCATCAAGGAGATCGAGCAGGACGCCAAGCAGTTCAGCCCCGAGGACAAGGACCCGCGCCGCACGCTGATCCAGGAAGCCAGCCGCGCCGCGGCCGAGGTGAAGGTGATCGACGAGCCGGTGACGGTAATTATGTCGGGCAAGGGCTGGGTGCGCACGCGCCAGGGCCACGGCCACGACCCGTCGCAGTTCACGTTCAAGGCCGGCGACAGCCTCTATGCGACGTTCGAATGCCGCACCGTGGACACGATGCTGGCCTTCGGCAGCAACGGCCGGGTCTATTCGGTGGCCGTGTCGGGCCTGCCGGGCGGGCGCGGCGACGGCGTGCCGGTGACCACGCTGATCGACCTGGCCGCCGGCACGCAGATCGCCCACGCGTTCGCGGGTGGCGCCGAGCAGCGCATGCTGATCGCCACGGCGGGCGGCAACGGCTTCGTGACCAAGGTGGGCGACATGATCGGCCGCCAGAAGGCCGGCAAGGCGTTCGTCACGCTGGACGACGGCGACCGGATTCTGCAGCCGTCCCCGATTGGCGACGACGCCACGCACGTGGCGTGCTTCTCGGCCAACGGCCGCCTGCTGCTGGTGGGGCTGGACGAGGTCAAGGTCCTGTCGGCCGGCGGCCGCGGCGTGATCCTGATGGAACTGGAGCCGAAGGAAACGCTGGAACAGGCCGTGGCTGTGGGCGCCCCGGGCCTGCTGATCTCCGGTACCGGCATGCGCGGCGGCAAGGTGCCGCCGCAGAAGCTGGCCGGCAAGACGCTGCTGCCGTACGTCGGCAAGCGCGCCCGCAAGGGCAAGGCCATCGAGCCCCGTCTGAAGGACGTGAAGCTGGAGGCGGTGAAGGCGGCGGGATAATCGCCCGCGCTTGCCCGTCAGGGTCCTGGCTCCCCTCTGCCACTCGTCGGCGAGGGGAGCCAGCCAGCGGTTCACCTTCCCCCCATCGCCCCGCGCGATCCCCTCTTGCCGTTTCGTGATGGCCCGTGCGCGGCGGCGGGGCGGCATCTGCCGTACCATGTCGGGACCCTGCGCATTCCGCATGGCAGGCGCCCCCATCACGATCATGTCCGCCACGCCTCTCGCCGCCGAGCCCGAGCTTGCCCCGCCGCCCACGGCGCGCACCCTGTTCTTCGAATTCGCCCGCATGGGGCTGTCCGGTTTCGGCGGCGTGCTGCCGTTCGTGCGGCGGTCCGTGGTCGAGCGCAACCGCTGGCTCGGTGACCGCGATTTCGTGGAAATCCTGAGCATGGGGCAGGTGCTGCCGGGCCCCAATGTGATCAACCTCGCGCTGATGCTGGGCCTGCGCTTTGCCGGGCTGCGCGGCGCCGTGGCCGCGTTCAGCGGGCTGGTGTTCGTGCCGATGGTGGTGGTGCTCTGCGTGATGGGCGTCTACCTGCGCTACCAGGACGTGCCGCAGGTGCGGCAGATGCTGGCCGGCATGACGGCCGTGGCCGCCGGGCTGGTGCTGTCCACCGGGGTCAAGCTGGCCCAGAGCCAGCCGCGCTCGGTGCGGGCCGTGGTGGTCGGGGTGGCGGCGTTCGTCGCCATCGGCTGGCTGCGCTGGCCGCTGCTGCCGGTGATGGCGGTGCTGGTGCCGGTGGCGCTGGTGCTCGAATACCGCGCGATCCGGCGGGGCGCATGATGGCGGCGCCCGAGATCCTGCGCGACCTGCTGGGCCATTTCGGCATGCTCTCGCTGCTGGCCGTGGGCGGTGGCGGCACCGTGATTCCGGACATGCACCGCTACCTCGTGGAATCGCGCCAGTGGATGACCGACGAGCAGTTCGCGGCGCTCTACGCCATCTCGCAGGCGTCGCCGGGGCCGAATATCCTGTTCGTGGCGCTGTTCGGCTGGCAGGTGGCCGGGGCGGCCGGCGCGTTTGCGTCGATGGTCGGCATCTGCGGGCCGTCCAGCGTGATCGCGCTCGGCTTCGAATACTTCGCGGGCCGCGCGCCCCACGCGCTGTGGCCGGTGCTGATCCGGCGCGGCCTGTCCGCGCTGACGATCGGCCTGCTGATGTCGACCGGCTGGGTGCTGGCCAGCAGCGTCGACCACCGCTGGACCGCCGCCGCGGTCACGCTGCTGACGGTCGGCCTGATGCTGAAGACGAAGACCCACCCGCTGCTGCTGGTGGCGCTGGGGGGCGGGGCGGGACTGCTGGGGTTGATGTAGGACGGCGATCGGCTGCCATGCGCTTCCCTCGCGCGCGGGAGAGAGGTGGAGGAGAGGGCGGGCTTCTCAGGATGAGACCGGCGGCAGTCTGCACCGCCTGGCCCTCTCCCCCGGCCCCTCTCCCGCGGGCGGGAGAGGGGAGCAACCCTGGGCGGGCGCTCGCCCGTTACTTCAGCGGCAGTACCAGGATGCTCATCGCGGCGGGCCGGGCGCGCATGGCCTCCAGCCAGCGTTCCAGGTTCGGGCGGGGGGCGTGGGGTACCGGCGTGCCCAGCCAGCGGTGGGCGGCGCAGGCCAGCGAGATGTCGGCCATCGTGAAGCGGTCGCCGCCGATGAACTCGCGGTCGGCCAGCGCCTCGTCCAGCATCTGCGCCAGCGGCTCGGTGCGCTGGCACGATCTGGCGATGATCTCGGCGTCGCGCTGCTCGGCCGGCATCCGCACCGTCTGCAGGAACGCCTGGACCATCGCCGGGCTGAACGTGGTGGTCTGCCAGTCCATCCAGCGGTCGGCCGATGCACGCGCCTTGACGTCGGCCGGCCACAGCGTGTTCTCGCCGTAGCGCGCGCACAGGTAGCGCACGATCGCATTCGATTCCCACAGCACGAATGGCTCGCCTGCCACGTCGGTGTCCCGGAAATCCTCGATCACCGGGATCAGCCGGTTCGGATTCAGGCGCACATACGCCTGCGTGTCCAGCTCGCCCTTGTGGTGGCCGATGTCGATGCGTTCGTGGTCCAGGTGCAGCTCGCGCGCGCACCAGACCACCTTCTGCACGTTGATCGACGACAGGCGGCCCCAGATGCGCAGCAGGCCGTGCGGTTCGTCGCGGTCCATGGCGCCCGGCGTCCTCAGGCGGCGCGCGGCTGCGGCGCGGCCTTGGCGATGGCTTCGCGGAACAGCGTGCCCAGGATCGACACGCCCTGCTCGATGCGCTCCTGCGGCACGGTCACGAAGGCCAGGCGCAGCGTGTTCATGCGCGGGTTGCCCGCGTAGAACGGCGCGCCGGGCACGTAGGCCACGTTGCGGCGCACGGCTTCCTCCAGGATCTTCATGCTGTCCAGCCCCTCGGGCAGCTCCACCCAGATGAACATGCCGCCTTCGGGCACGTTCCAGGTCACGCCTTCGGGCATGTGGCGCTTCAGCGCGTCGAGCATGTAGGCGCACTGCTTGCCGTAGAGCTCGCGGATGGTCGGGATGTGGGTGTCGAGCAGGCCGTCCTTGACCGTCTCGTAGGCAATGCGCTGCGTGAAGGTCGGCGTGTGCAGGTCCGACGCCTGCTTGGCCTGGCACAGCTTGAAATGCAGCTCGGGCGGGGCGATCACGAAGCCCAGGCGCATGCCGGGCGCCAGGATCTTCGAGAACGAGCCCATGTAGATCACGCCGTCCGGGTTCATCGACAGCAGCGTCGGCAGCGTGTTGCCGGTGTAGCTCAGCTCGCCGTACGGATCGTCTTCCACCAGCAGGATGCCCAGGTCCTGCGCGCGCTTGACCAGCGCCTGGCGGCGCTCCAGCGGCAGGCGGCGGCCCGTGGGGTTCTGGAAGTTCGGCAGCGCGTACAGGAAGCGGGCGTTGGCGGTCAGCTCGGGCGTCAGCGCCTCGGGCACCAGGCCGTGCTCGTCGGTCGGCACCGACACGAATTCCGGTTCGAACAGCGAGAACGCCTGCAGCGCGCCCAGGTAGCTCGGCGTTTCCACCAGCACCGGGCTGCCCGGGTCGATCATCACCTTGGCGATCAGGTCCAGCGCCTGCTGCGAGCCGGTGGTGATCAGCACGCGCTCCACGCCCACGTTGTAGCGGCGGGCCACGAACTCGCGCAGCGGCAGGTAGCCCTCTGTGGCGGCGTACTGCAGCGCGCCCTGCGGGTTATCGGCAAAGACCCGGGCCACCGCCGCTTCCATGGCCGCTACCGGGAACGACGCCGGCGAGGGCAGGCCGCCGGCGAACGAAATGACTTCCGGACGCTCGGTGACTTTCAGGATTTCGCGGATGGCCGAGCTGGTCAGTTGCTGCGCCCGGCGGGAGATGGCCCATTTCATGATTGGTCTCTTGGTGGGGAAATTCAGCGGCCGGGGGTGCAAGCCCGGCCATGTCTCTAATACGTGAGGCGGGGCTTCAGATCTCGACGATCATCTCGATTTCCACGCAGGCGCCCAGCGGGATCTGGGCCACGCCAAACGCGCTGCGGGCGTGCCGGCCTTTCTCGCCGAACACTTCGGCCAGGAATTCGGAGCAGCCGTTGGTCACCAGGTGCTGCTCGGTGAATTCCTGCGTGGAGTTCACCAGGCTCATCACCTTGACGATGCGCTTGACCTTGTTCAGGTCGCCGATGTGGCCGTGCAGCGTGGCCAGCAGGTCGATGGCGATGCTGCGCGCTGCCTGCTGGCCGGTGGCGGTGTCGATGTCCTTGCCGAGCTTGCCGGCCCAGGGCTTGCCGTCCTTGCGGGCGATGTGCCCGGACAGGAAGACGGTGTTGCCGGTGGTGGCGGCCATCACGTAGGCCGCGGCGGGGGCGCCCGCGGTGGGCAGTTCCACGCCGAGTTTGGCAAGGGTATCGTAGACGGACATGCGGTGACTCCTGTCAGTGAATGCGTCCTGGGAGGATAGGGGGCGTTTCTCCGGCCGGGACCGGTGCGGGGGCAGGTGCGGTGTTGCGCACGGCGGCGCGCCGGCCGAGGGCCACTACGGCAATCACCGCCACCGCAAAAGCGACGGTGGCGGCATCGAGTGGCTCGGCCAGGATCACGGCGCCGCCCGCCAGCGTGAGGAACGGCTGGAGCAATTGTATCTGTCCTACGCGGGCCACGCCGCCTTTTGCGAGGCCGGCGTACCAGAACAGGAAGCCGACGAACATCGAGAAGACCGACACGTAGGCCATGCCGATCCAGGCGCGCGGCGACGCGGCGGCAATCTGGCCGGCGTGGGCCAGCGCCAGCCACGCCACCACCGGCACCAGCACCGGCAGCGACACCACCAGCGCCCAGCTTATCGTTTCCAGCCCGCCCAGCTCGCGCGACAGCTTGCCGCCTTCGGCATAGCCAAGTGCGCCCAGCACCACGGCCAGGAACAGGAACCAGTCGGCGTGCTGCAGCCCGCCGGCCCCCTGCCACAGGGCAAAGCCCACCACCAGCGCGCTGCCGGCCAGCGCCGACAGCCAGAACCCCAGCGACGGCCGCTCATTGCCGAACCAGGCCGCGAACACGGCCGTGGCCAGCGGCAGCAGGCCGATGACGATGGCGCCGTGCGCGGCGGGCACCTCGCGCATGGCCAGCGACGAGAACATCGGAAAGCCGACCACCACGCCCAGCGCGGTCACGGCCAGCCGCAGCCACTGGCGCCCGCGCGGCCGGCGGGCCGGTGCCAGCGCGCCGCGCGCGGCCAGCAGCGCCAGCGCCAGCATGGCCGCGATCACGGCGCGCGCCAGCGCCACGAACGACGGGTCCAGTTCGGCCACGGCCATGCGCGTGAACGGCAGCGTCTGGCTGAAGATCGCCACGCCGACGAATCCCAGCAGCATGCCGCCGGACGGAGGAGAGGAGTGCGGTGTCATGGCGATCGGGGCCGGTCAGTGATGGGGTTGCGCCGCGACGGCGATCCAGACGGCGGTCAGCGCCAGCGCCAGCCCCATCATGCCGTTGAACCAGCGCACGCGGTTGCCCTGCATCAGCCAGTGGCGCAGCGACGCGCCCAGCGCGCCGTAGGCGCCGTTGCTGAAGAAGCCGAACGTGGCAAACAGCGTGCTGACCAGCACCACGCGCTGGCCCAGCGACGGCGCGCCTTCCATGTACGACGCGGCCACGGCCAGCGCCATCATCCACGCCTTGATGTTGGCAAACTGCATGGCGATGGACTGCCAGACATTCATCGGCTTGAGCACGCGTTTTTCGGCCAGCGCCGTGCTGCGGGCGATGCGCCACGCCAGCCACAGCAGGTACAGCACGCCGGCCACGCGGATCAGCACGCCCAGCGTGGGGCTGGCCAGCACCAGCGCGCCCACGCCCGTGGCGCACAGCGCGATGATGCTGGCAAAGCCCACGGACACGCCGATGCAGTGCGGCAGCGTGGCGCGCAGGCCGAAGTTGGCGCCGGTCACGGCCGCCACGGTGGTATTCGGCCCCGGCGTGAAGGCGCCCACCGCCAGCAGCGTGACCAGCGCCAGGAACTGGGCCGTCGACAGGCCCGTCAGCCAGCTTTCCATGCCGCTCATGCGAAGTTGACGACCACGCGCCGGTTGGTGCGGCTCTTTTTCTCGATCTTGGTCACCACCATCGCGCCAATCTCGCCCGTGTTGGCCACGTGCGTGCCGCCGCAGGGCTGGCGGTCCACGCCCGGGATGTCGACGATGCGGATGTGGGCGGTGCCGGCCGGCGGCGCGGCGCCGATGGTGCGCACGAGGTCTGGCTGCGCGGCCAGTTGCTCGGGCGTGATGCGGTCGATGCCGACCGGCGTCCGGGCGTCGATCAGCGCGTTGAGCCGCGCGGTCAGGTCGGCCTTGTCCAGCGTCGATTCGGGCAGGTCGAAGTCGATCCGCGCCGCATCGGGCGAGATGCCGCAGCCCGTGACCGGCACCGGGATCAGCGACCCCAGCAGGTGCAGGCAGGTGTGCAGCCGCATCAGCCGGTGCCGGCGCGCCCAGTCGATCCGTACTTCCACGCGGTCGCCGGGCTGCAGCGCCGGCATGCCGGGCGCCGGCACGTGCAGGATGCGGGTGCGGTCGTCGGCGTAAATGGTTTCGGCCAGCGTCACCACGCGGCCGTCGGCCGTGGCCAGCGTGCCGGTGTCGCCGGCCTGGCCGCCGCTGCGCGCGTAGCAGACGGTCTGGTCCAGCTCGATCCCCGCCTCGCTCACCGCCACCACGGTGGCCTGGCAGTGGTCGAGGTAGGCGTCGTCGTCGAAACGCTTCAGCGTGGTCGGGGGCATCGGGGCTCCTTTGGGGATGTCTTCGGGGTCAGCGCAGGGTCTTGATGCCCGCTGGGGTTTCGATCTCGGCGGTCAGGCCGGGCGGCCCGTCGGCCTGTTCGATCTCGATCAGGTGCGCGGCGCCGATCCAGGCCAGCCCCTGCCGCAGCAGTTCAGCGTGCGGATGCCGGCCGCGCAGCGCGCGCAGCGCCAGGTCCTGGCGGGGCAGGGCGACGCCGGGGTGGTTCGGCACGTCCCACTGGATCAGCGTCGGAAACAGGCCCTCGCCGGCGCTGGCCGCCTCGCCGTGCCACGCGGGCAGGCTGCCGTCGTCGGGCACGGTCAGGCGCCAGTGCAGCGCGCCGCGATCCATCGGGATGGCCGGGGCGATGCGGTCCGGATACTGCGCCTGCCAGCGCGACAGGTCGGCGGGCCGTTCCACGCGGGCGGCCCAGTGCGCCAGGAACGGGCCGTCGCGCAGCCGCTGTTGCACGGCGTCGCTGTCCAGCCCGAACCAGCGCGGGCGCGGCGGCGCGTCGGCGGCCGGGTCGATGGCGATCACTTCGAGGTACATCCCGCCGAACAGGCCCAGCACGCGGTTGTGGGTGCCCATGCGGGGGTGGGCGCCACCGGGCTGCGGGGCGATGCCGAGCAGGTCGGCCACATGCTGGGCGCCCGATTCCAGGTCGGGCGCGGCAACGACGAGATGGTCCAGAGCAAGTTTCATTGTGGGTTGATGGTAGTCAAGCTAGTCGGTACAGTACCGATACAGTTGAGCAAGTCGTCTTCAGTACAGTTGCGGGAGCGCCACATGGAAGGCAGCCAGAAGAATCCTCGGGACGGTAGCGACGGCGCGCCGGGCGGCACGCGGCCGCTGCGGCTGGTGATGCCGTCGGCGGCCCAGCCACGCCTGCCGGACCCGATTCCGTCGGCCCAGATGACGCTGGTGGAGCAGTTGACCGAGTGGGCCCGGCTGCGCATCGACGAGCGGGTGTTCCGGGCGGGCATGCGGATGCCGTCGATCCGGCAGCTTGCGGCCGAGAAGGGTATCTCGCGCTTCACCGTCGTGGAAGCCTACGAGCGGCTGGTGGCGCTGGGCTATCTGGAATCGCGCCGGGGCTCGGGCTTCTACGTGCGTGACCGCGTGCCGCCTGCGTCGGTGGCCGCGCCGCCGGCGTCGCCGGCCATCCGCAATGTCGACGTCACGTGGCTGCTGCGCAGCATGTTCCACTCGGCGGAAAGCCACAAGGCGCCGGGCTGGGGCTTTCTGCCCAACGAATGGCTGGACGGCGAACTGCTGTCTGGCGCGATGCGCAGCCTCGGGCGCCAGCCGGGCGGTCATTTCCTGTCCAGCGGCACGCCGATGGGCTTCCTGCCGCTGCGCCAGCAGCTTCGCACCCGGCTGGAGGAGCTGGAGATCGGCGTGACGCCG
This sequence is a window from Cupriavidus pauculus. Protein-coding genes within it:
- a CDS encoding PLP-dependent aminotransferase family protein, which produces MKWAISRRAQQLTSSAIREILKVTERPEVISFAGGLPSPASFPVAAMEAAVARVFADNPQGALQYAATEGYLPLREFVARRYNVGVERVLITTGSQQALDLIAKVMIDPGSPVLVETPSYLGALQAFSLFEPEFVSVPTDEHGLVPEALTPELTANARFLYALPNFQNPTGRRLPLERRQALVKRAQDLGILLVEDDPYGELSYTGNTLPTLLSMNPDGVIYMGSFSKILAPGMRLGFVIAPPELHFKLCQAKQASDLHTPTFTQRIAYETVKDGLLDTHIPTIRELYGKQCAYMLDALKRHMPEGVTWNVPEGGMFIWVELPEGLDSMKILEEAVRRNVAYVPGAPFYAGNPRMNTLRLAFVTVPQERIEQGVSILGTLFREAIAKAAPQPRAA
- a CDS encoding lytic transglycosylase domain-containing protein → MQARTARQHGTARPWRLARVLAVLGLLCAAVPAQAALWGYIDADGVAHFADARLDDRYKLFMKDGGQFDSGDLGHRGVIALGDKPSPERDKLFRYLLNHPNMRTVEPIIEKVAGAQNVDPALVKAVMAVESGFNASAVSPKGAIGLMQVIPDTGARFGVAADKRRTVEQKLADPKLNIAAGVRYLRFLMALFPDNLELVLAAYNAGEGAVQRYNNQIPPYPETRQYVSTVLEFYRLYQRGQPGAGGVIRTGVAADRVRMVIGGGRRPMP
- a CDS encoding glutathione S-transferase family protein — encoded protein: MLRIWGRLSSINVQKVVWCARELHLDHERIDIGHHKGELDTQAYVRLNPNRLIPVIEDFRDTDVAGEPFVLWESNAIVRYLCARYGENTLWPADVKARASADRWMDWQTTTFSPAMVQAFLQTVRMPAEQRDAEIIARSCQRTEPLAQMLDEALADREFIGGDRFTMADISLACAAHRWLGTPVPHAPRPNLERWLEAMRARPAAMSILVLPLK
- a CDS encoding chromate transporter, with protein sequence MSATPLAAEPELAPPPTARTLFFEFARMGLSGFGGVLPFVRRSVVERNRWLGDRDFVEILSMGQVLPGPNVINLALMLGLRFAGLRGAVAAFSGLVFVPMVVVLCVMGVYLRYQDVPQVRQMLAGMTAVAAGLVLSTGVKLAQSQPRSVRAVVVGVAAFVAIGWLRWPLLPVMAVLVPVALVLEYRAIRRGA
- a CDS encoding chromate transporter, which translates into the protein MAAPEILRDLLGHFGMLSLLAVGGGGTVIPDMHRYLVESRQWMTDEQFAALYAISQASPGPNILFVALFGWQVAGAAGAFASMVGICGPSSVIALGFEYFAGRAPHALWPVLIRRGLSALTIGLLMSTGWVLASSVDHRWTAAAVTLLTVGLMLKTKTHPLLLVALGGGAGLLGLM
- a CDS encoding alanyl-tRNA editing protein — encoded protein: MPPTTLKRFDDDAYLDHCQATVVAVSEAGIELDQTVCYARSGGQAGDTGTLATADGRVVTLAETIYADDRTRILHVPAPGMPALQPGDRVEVRIDWARRHRLMRLHTCLHLLGSLIPVPVTGCGISPDAARIDFDLPESTLDKADLTARLNALIDARTPVGIDRITPEQLAAQPDLVRTIGAAPPAGTAHIRIVDIPGVDRQPCGGTHVANTGEIGAMVVTKIEKKSRTNRRVVVNFA
- a CDS encoding LysE family translocator, whose amino-acid sequence is MESWLTGLSTAQFLALVTLLAVGAFTPGPNTTVAAVTGANFGLRATLPHCIGVSVGFASIIALCATGVGALVLASPTLGVLIRVAGVLYLLWLAWRIARSTALAEKRVLKPMNVWQSIAMQFANIKAWMMALAVAASYMEGAPSLGQRVVLVSTLFATFGFFSNGAYGALGASLRHWLMQGNRVRWFNGMMGLALALTAVWIAVAAQPHH
- a CDS encoding RidA family protein; this encodes MSVYDTLAKLGVELPTAGAPAAAYVMAATTGNTVFLSGHIARKDGKPWAGKLGKDIDTATGQQAARSIAIDLLATLHGHIGDLNKVKRIVKVMSLVNSTQEFTEQHLVTNGCSEFLAEVFGEKGRHARSAFGVAQIPLGACVEIEMIVEI
- the parC gene encoding DNA topoisomerase IV subunit A, translated to MDQADTTFQPEEPADSLTLARYAERAYLDYAVSVVKGRALPEVADGQKPVQRRILYAMQAMGLRADAKPVKSARVVGEVLGKFHPHGDQSAYDALVRLAQDFSLRYPLIDGQGNFGSRDGDGAAAMRYTEARLTPISRLLLDEIDMGTVDFLPNYDGSEEEPKLLPARLPFVLLNGASGIAVGMATEIPPHNLREVAGAAVAMIRNPNISLAELLAILPGPDYPGGGQIISPASEIAQIYENGRGSLKVRARWTIEEMARGQWQMVVTELPPNTSAQKVLEEIEEITNPKIRAGKKALTPEQTQLKTTLLGVLDAVRDESGKDAPVRLVFEPKSKNTDQQEFIQTLLAHTSLESGAPINLVMIGTDGRPRQKGLQEILREWIQFRFETVTRRSRFQLNKVEDRIHILEGRMLVLLNIDEVIRIIRESDEPKPALIEAFRLSDRQAEDILEIRLRQLARLEAIKIEQELAKLRDEQAELDVLLKSETMMRRKIIKEIEQDAKQFSPEDKDPRRTLIQEASRAAAEVKVIDEPVTVIMSGKGWVRTRQGHGHDPSQFTFKAGDSLYATFECRTVDTMLAFGSNGRVYSVAVSGLPGGRGDGVPVTTLIDLAAGTQIAHAFAGGAEQRMLIATAGGNGFVTKVGDMIGRQKAGKAFVTLDDGDRILQPSPIGDDATHVACFSANGRLLLVGLDEVKVLSAGGRGVILMELEPKETLEQAVAVGAPGLLISGTGMRGGKVPPQKLAGKTLLPYVGKRARKGKAIEPRLKDVKLEAVKAAG
- a CDS encoding VOC family protein; translation: MKLALDHLVVAAPDLESGAQHVADLLGIAPQPGGAHPRMGTHNRVLGLFGGMYLEVIAIDPAADAPPRPRWFGLDSDAVQQRLRDGPFLAHWAARVERPADLSRWQAQYPDRIAPAIPMDRGALHWRLTVPDDGSLPAWHGEAASAGEGLFPTLIQWDVPNHPGVALPRQDLALRALRGRHPHAELLRQGLAWIGAAHLIEIEQADGPPGLTAEIETPAGIKTLR
- a CDS encoding DMT family transporter, whose product is MTPHSSPPSGGMLLGFVGVAIFSQTLPFTRMAVAELDPSFVALARAVIAAMLALALLAARGALAPARRPRGRQWLRLAVTALGVVVGFPMFSSLAMREVPAAHGAIVIGLLPLATAVFAAWFGNERPSLGFWLSALAGSALVVGFALWQGAGGLQHADWFLFLAVVLGALGYAEGGKLSRELGGLETISWALVVSLPVLVPVVAWLALAHAGQIAAASPRAWIGMAYVSVFSMFVGFLFWYAGLAKGGVARVGQIQLLQPFLTLAGGAVILAEPLDAATVAFAVAVIAVVALGRRAAVRNTAPAPAPVPAGETPPILPGRIH